TACAACTATCCCTACGTGTTCCTGAACGATGGCGATTTCGATGATACCTTCAAAGAGACCGTTAAGAACTATTCCAGCTCGTCGGTGGAATTTGGCAAGATTGATAGCACCATGTGGGGTTTCCCCGATTGGGTTGACCACGAAGTCGCAAAGGAAGGTATCAGAAAGCAGGGTGATGCTGCAATTATGTATGGTGGAATGGAGAGTTACCACCACATGTGCCGATTCTACTCTGGGTGAGTATTACTTCTGATTCTTGTGTTGCGCGGCGACTGACCCGGGTTATGTGCAGCTTTTTCTACAAGCATCCCCTTCTTCTTAAGTATGAATGGTACTGGCGTCTGGAGCCTGAGATCAAGTACTTCTGCGATATCACATAGTAAGTGACTGCTTCACTTTTAACTGCTATATTCCGCCTCCAACTCACATGAACCAGTGATCCTTTCATCAAGATGGCCGAAGCGAACAAAACATACGGTTTTACAATTGCCGTCAAAGAACTTCGCGAGACCGTCCCAAATATTTTCCGCTATGCCGCCGCCTACAAGCGCACCAAAAACCTTAAGTCGAAGGGTCTCTGGGAAATGTTCCTCGAGAATCCCccaaaggaagaagaagcccgcCCGGAAGAGGATAAGAAGGACAGACTTCCCGAAGAGATCCTGCAGAATGAACCTGGCGAAAACACCGTACCCGAGGTTGACCCTGAAGCCATGGAAGGCGAATCTTATAACATGTGCCATTTCTGGAGTAACTTCGAAATTGCGCGTCTGGACTGGTTCCGTAGCAAGGAGTATGAGGATTTCTTCGAAATGATGGATAGGAGCGGAGGCTTTTGGACAGAAAGAGTACGTATTCCAGTTGCTTCAGTGACCTTTGCTTCCTACTAACGTCTTGCTATAGTGGGGTGATGCACCTATCCATTCGCTAGCCGCCGGTGCTCTTCTTTCCCCTAGCGATATCCATTACTTCCGGGATATTGGTTACCGTCACACTACGATCCAACACTGCCCTGCCAATGCACCTGCACGACAATTGCCGCGGATCCCATGGCTGGAAAAGACCACGGATGATGAAAAGGAAcgcattgaagaagatgaatatTGGGCGAATCCGGACCCTGTCAAGGAGAACGGCGTGGGCTGTCGGTGTAGATGTGACACGGACATTGTTGATGTGGAAGGGAAACAAGGCAGCTGTTTCGCCGAATGGGTAGAAGTCGCCGGAGGCTATGCGTCTCCCTAATTCTTTTTGTCTATTTCAACGCATCGTTCTTGTAtcatcttttttctttcacaCACTTTATTCTCCTCTGCCCTATACTGAACCCTCTGAGCATTATTTGGGTGTCGCCCTTGGGAGTTGTTTTGCTTGGGCCTGCATGTTACGTTGCCTGTGGTCTTCTGGACGGCGTTTTACGGATCCTGAAGGTTTGGAAGACGGGTGTGGCTATTTCATCCATATTTGCAAATTCATCTAGCGTGCCTTGTACGTTTCGTTTTGGATTACACTTTTCACAACCCTTTCATCCTTCtacctttttcttttatcttTCACTTGTCGTGATGAAGGGGGAGAAGacacagaaaagaaaggaatgtGGAGAAGCAGCATTGTCGCCACGGCTGGGGACTTCTGTCCAGAACTTCGGGTTGACAGTCACCATTTGCCTGCCTTTCCCAAGGAAGCTCGCAGCCGTTTACGACACGCTGTCCCAGTTGCCATGCGGATGGCCCAATCAGAAGCTCGGTCCACTTCATCACTCGCCTGCATCTGCGACATCGAGGTTGTGACGAGGTTTGACAGCAATTGTCCGTGGATGGACTAAAGCGAATGCCTCGTGGCTGAATCTTGCTTCCTTTCCCGCCTTTAAAGACCTTATTTTCCAGATCCTCATCTTTGCCCTGTATCCTCCATTCCTtgtttgttctttttttcagCATACCTTATGGATTGTACAtatctcttctctcttttccttcttccttcgCTCTACCTGTTCCTTTCCCCTCTCTTCTGCCTACTAATCGCTTCTAATGCCCCGCCTCCGGAACGCAAATAGCAGATCCAGCATTGCTGTTTATAAGATGCAATAATAAGTCATGCGATGATTATTTAATGAATGAATATAGAGTATAagttgtgacggttagcggggcgccagaaacggcTCCTATTGAAAGAGTACACAGGTCATGTGCCGGTTCAGAGAAGCCGGAAGCCGGCCCCGCCGCTCTTGGCACAAGCGGCGCGGCACCTGACCTTTAAATACTGTTTGTACGAACAGTGAAATTCAATTCTAAATTTCCTTCTGTAAATATTTCGTTCTTCTCGCTTAAAAGATCCAGACTATATTTCACTAGTTACCACTCAGTTACTAACTGCTTACGACTGTCAATATGGATCCAGAAGATTCTTCAGGAAGTTTTGGCGAGGAAGATATAGTTTCAAATGAGTCATGTGACTCACTAGCGCGGCACCGCACCTCTAGAACGATGCCACCCGACCTGTAACCTGTGTGATTGGactccccgattccccgatcctgagctacccgctcgCTTCAAAAGATGAAGATCGGATGAATATCGGGCCGATCTAGTGAGCGAGGTTTTATCGTGCGGCGATGAAGCTCTTAGTTTTAGCAAGCACTGTGACAACTTCAATACTACGTACATCCTATACTGCGCGATACTATCGCTATCATATCGACTACTGTATAGACCTCGTACGGCTATCCGAACAATCGGCACCGCTGCCCCGAAGCTTCCCCGTTTCAATTAAGATTGGCTGGGACGGGTATGAGTaaatccgaatccgaatctGAAGGAGGTCGTCCTTATCATCGCGAACCCCCCCCCCTTCCCCTAAATCCTTGCCAGTATCGAGGGATTCCTCGCGTCTCTGATTTCAAACAGATTGCAAGACattcaagaaaaaaaaaatatgaGCATGTTTTCTCGACTGCGAAACCGAACTCTCCGATGGTGGTATGACGTTCCTTTGCCAGCATGCGAGGCTGATGCGTCTCCAATCTTCCAACCATGGTATAGATTCGATTCATCAGTCAACAAGTGGGTTGCTTTTAATTCCACATCTGGACTTACTGGCACAGGATATAATCCCAGTAATGATGGGAAGTTCGTCCTGGTTACATGGAATGTTGATGCCACCTCGCCCGCCCCCGAGGCTCGGATATCTGCCCTCATCTCGCACATTCAGAGCTTAGTTACTCCAGCTGACATCATTTTCCTCCAAGAAGTATCACAATCTGCTTTGCTGGCTCTATTAGAAATGCCTTGGCTTCGTGAACACTGGTACTCGAGTGAAGCAGACACAACCAATTGGGGAAAACAGTCCTTTGCAAGCATAACACTTGTGTCAAGATCACGGTTGACTGATCCACAAAACGCTGCTCTTGGCCCAATCTGGCGAGTCAAATATCCCAGTCGCTTTGAAAGGGATGCACTTTGTTGTGACATCCTCTTACCTTCCCATGGACCAGCAAAAAATCCCCTCCGTGTTCGTCTGGCCAATGTTCATTTGGACTCTCTGCCAATCAATCCTTCTCTCCGCCCTCGCCAGCTCTCCATCATCACTTCTTACCTCCGTGCTACCGGTCATGGTCTGGTGGCTGGCGATTTCAATCCTGTCCttcctgatgatgatatgCTTGTTAGTGCGAATGGCCTACTGGACGTGTGGAATGAGCTATATCCAAGCAAAGCCGGATTTACTTGGGGGGCTGATGGCGATCAGCCATTCCCGCCCAACCGACTTGATAAAGTGGCAGTGGTTGGACTGAAGCCATGCGGTATCAAAATAATAGCACCAGGTGACATTGGGCAGGCTGGCACATCAAAATTGAgacaagaggaagaagatcagAAGCATGATCATAACTCATTGCTAAAGTGGAGTGATCATTCAGGCCTCGTGTGCTCCTTTGCATTATAGTGGGTATTGATTCAATCTTGAATTTCAATAGTGACCGAACATTCAGATAATTGAGCAACATTGATGTATACTTACAAATGATATTACAAACcctcctttttccttttctttttttggtgGGCCCATAGAAAAGGCTTGATTATAGTAGGCACCTATTGCTACTTGCTGTCCCTTCCAAGCTTTATCTTATCTTGCAATTCTTCCTGTCAGCAACCCAGCCTTAACTCGATCATTCCCGTGCCTTAGCGACCCTTGTAGGATGAATCTAGGAGTTGCCATGTCTTGAGATCTTCAAATTCCTGTATCCAATCCCACAGACCATTGGCGGCATCGCCCTCCAAGCCCTTCAAAGACATCTTCTCCCCGTTCTGGATCAATAAGTTTC
This region of Aspergillus chevalieri M1 DNA, chromosome 4, nearly complete sequence genomic DNA includes:
- the KTR5 gene encoding glycosyltransferase family 15 protein (CAZy:GT15;~COG:G;~EggNog:ENOG410PFFX;~InterPro:IPR029044,IPR002685;~PFAM:PF01793;~TransMembrane:1 (i48-71o);~go_component: GO:0016020 - membrane [Evidence IEA];~go_function: GO:0000030 - mannosyltransferase activity [Evidence IEA];~go_process: GO:0006486 - protein glycosylation [Evidence IEA]), yielding MSFIQRIAKQLPSSPSLPLDDVSNEKGGVYPRFAFFRRRIRLKGNSSISIPLGFVLLFPCLVIILILLLFVRHPSSPGGILIPAGTPPSIRKISEQHDKVFATGCLPVETDGPRANAAFVVLARNKELDGVIQSMKSIERHFNRWYNYPYVFLNDGDFDDTFKETVKNYSSSSVEFGKIDSTMWGFPDWVDHEVAKEGIRKQGDAAIMYGGMESYHHMCRFYSGFFYKHPLLLKYEWYWRLEPEIKYFCDITYDPFIKMAEANKTYGFTIAVKELRETVPNIFRYAAAYKRTKNLKSKGLWEMFLENPPKEEEARPEEDKKDRLPEEILQNEPGENTVPEVDPEAMEGESYNMCHFWSNFEIARLDWFRSKEYEDFFEMMDRSGGFWTERWGDAPIHSLAAGALLSPSDIHYFRDIGYRHTTIQHCPANAPARQLPRIPWLEKTTDDEKERIEEDEYWANPDPVKENGVGCRCRCDTDIVDVEGKQGSCFAEWVEVAGGYASP